In the genome of Neofelis nebulosa isolate mNeoNeb1 chromosome 8, mNeoNeb1.pri, whole genome shotgun sequence, one region contains:
- the PHYH gene encoding phytanoyl-CoA dioxygenase, peroxisomal: MEQTRAALRLRTVLGHLGRTSARAYTAHPTTWAVSSTSFHPPQFQYTLDNDVLSLEQRKFYEENGFLVIKNLVSDDDITRFRNQFQRICEEEVKPQGMMMIMRDVSIEKSKFIPSEEMITKVQNFHQDEELFRYCTLPEILKYVECFTGPNIMVVHTMMINKPPDSGKKTTRHPFHQDLHYFPFRPSNRIVAAWTAMEQVNRNNGCLSVLPGTHKGCLKPHSYPQWEGGVNIMYYGIQGYDENSPRVHLEMEKGDTVFFHPLLIHGSGWNKSQGYRKAISCHFASADCHYVDVKGTSQESFEKDILETLHKVYGFPEDASLKDIYRLNVQLVKGERINL, encoded by the exons ATGGAACAGACCCGCGCAGCCTTACGCTTGCGCACCGTGCTGGGACACCTCGGCCGAACCTCCGCCAGGGCCTAC ACAGCTCACCCCACAACATGGGCTGTTTCTTCTACCAGTTTCCATCCTCCACAATTCCA gtATACTCTGGATAACGACGTTCTAAGCCTAGAACAGAgaaaattttatgaagaaaatgggTTTCTTGTCATTAAAAATTTGGTATCTGATGATGATATTACACGCTTTAG GAACCAGTTTCAAAGGATCTGCGAAGAGGAAGTGAAACCCCAAGGCATGATGATGATCATGAGAGACGTAAGCATTGAAAAATCGAAGTTCATTCCAAGTGAAGAGATGATTACAAAGGTCCAGAATTTTCACCAGGATGAGGAGCTCTTCAGATACTGCACTCTCCCTGAG aTTCTGAAGTATGTGGAGTGCTTCACTGGACCCAATATTATGGTCGTGCACACCATGATGATAAACAAACCTCCAGATTCTG GCAAAAAGACAACCCGCCATCCTTTCCACCAAGATCTACACTATTTCCCCTTCAGACCTAGTAATAGGATTGTTGCTGCTTGGACGGCCATGGAGCAGGTCAACCGGAACAATGGCTGCCTGTCTGTGCTCCCAGGCACACACAAAGGCTGCCTGAAGCCACACAGTTATCCCCAGTGGGAG GGGGGAGTTAACATAATGTACTATGGGATTCAGGGCTATGATGAAAATAGCCCCCGAGTTCACCTTGAGATGGAGAAGGGAGACActgttttctttcatcctttgcTCATCCATGGATCTGGTTGGAACAAAAGTCAAGGCTACCGGAAG GCAATTTCCTGCCATTTCGCCAGTGCCGATTGCCACTACGTTGATGTGAAAGGCACCAGTCAAGAAAGCTTTGAGAAGGATATCCTAGAGACACTGCATAAAGTATACGGATTTCCAGAAGATGCCAGCCTAAAG GATATATACAGATTAAACGTACAGCTGGTGAAAGGAGAGAGGATCAACCTTTGA